In one Thermococcus sp. 2319x1 genomic region, the following are encoded:
- a CDS encoding ferredoxin has translation MKVSVDKDTCIGCGVCASICPDVFEIDDDGKAKAIVPETDLECAKEAAESCPTGAITVE, from the coding sequence ATGAAGGTTAGTGTTGATAAGGACACATGCATTGGATGTGGAGTTTGCGCAAGCATCTGCCCAGATGTCTTTGAGATAGACGACGATGGAAAAGCTAAGGCAATTGTGCCTGAAACCGATCTCGAATGTGCAAAAGAGGCAGCAGAGAGCTGCCCAACGGGAGCAATCACAGTCGAATGA
- the bpsA gene encoding N(4)-bis(aminopropyl)spermidine synthase: MKAIVERVREKTSIPVYERTIENVLSAILASGDPWRIVDLSEEPLPLVVAVVEALHDLGYVEFKNGIILTQKGKELVEKYGIGRREDYTCRHCQGKTVELDAFRDLLEEFKEIVKNRPEPKHEFDQAYVTPETTVARVALMHTRGDLENKEVFVLGDDDLTSIALMLSGLPKRIAVLDIDERLTKFIEKTAEEVGYSNVEIFTFDLRKPLPDYALRKFDTFITDPPETVDAVRAFIGRGIATLKGPGCAGYFGITRRESSIDKWHQLEKLLITEFNVVITDIIRNFNEYVNWGYVEETRAWRLLPIKTMPTYNWYKSYMFRIQTIEGSRGYEGEITVGQELYDDEESSTT, encoded by the coding sequence ATGAAAGCGATTGTTGAGAGAGTTAGAGAGAAAACATCAATACCCGTTTATGAGAGAACCATTGAAAACGTGCTAAGTGCAATTCTTGCGAGCGGCGATCCGTGGAGGATAGTAGACCTTAGCGAAGAACCACTTCCCCTCGTGGTTGCAGTGGTTGAAGCGCTTCACGATTTGGGCTACGTGGAGTTCAAAAATGGGATAATTCTCACCCAGAAGGGGAAGGAGCTTGTGGAGAAGTATGGAATCGGAAGGAGAGAAGACTACACATGCAGGCACTGCCAAGGAAAGACGGTTGAACTTGACGCCTTTAGAGACCTCCTTGAGGAGTTTAAAGAAATAGTGAAAAACAGACCCGAGCCAAAGCACGAGTTTGATCAGGCATATGTAACGCCAGAAACAACAGTTGCAAGGGTAGCTTTGATGCATACGAGGGGAGACCTTGAAAACAAGGAGGTCTTTGTCCTTGGGGATGACGATTTAACGAGCATTGCCTTAATGCTTTCCGGTCTTCCAAAGAGAATTGCGGTTCTTGATATTGACGAGAGGCTCACAAAGTTTATTGAAAAAACTGCGGAGGAAGTGGGCTACAGTAACGTGGAGATATTTACCTTCGACCTCAGAAAGCCTTTGCCTGATTATGCCCTTAGGAAGTTCGATACTTTCATTACCGACCCACCAGAGACGGTCGATGCTGTTAGGGCTTTTATTGGGAGGGGAATTGCAACACTTAAAGGTCCAGGATGTGCGGGTTACTTTGGGATTACAAGAAGAGAGAGCTCAATCGACAAGTGGCACCAGTTAGAAAAGCTCCTCATAACGGAGTTCAACGTAGTTATAACGGACATAATAAGGAACTTTAACGAGTACGTCAACTGGGGATACGTGGAAGAAACAAGGGCGTGGAGGCTTTTACCGATAAAGACCATGCCTACATACAACTGGTACAAGAGCTATATGTTTAGGATTCAAACCATCGAGGGATCCAGAGGTTATGAAGGGGAAATCACAGTTGGTCAAGAACTATACGACGACGAGGAAAGCTCAACAACTTGA
- the metG gene encoding methionine--tRNA ligase: MRFTVTSALPYANGPIHAGHLAGAYLPADIFVRYLRLKGEDVIFICGTDEHGTPITFRALKEGKSPREVVDYYHEHIKTTFERAKISFDYFGRTELPVHYRISQEFFLKALENGHLVKKVEKQAYCEHDKMFLPDRYVIGTCPYCGAEEQRGDQCEVCGHPLTPEKLINPRCNICGNPITFKDSAHYYIKMQNFQEKLKGWVLSQKHWKPNVINTVLGWINEGLEERAITRDLNWGIPVPLEDEDVKGKVLYVWFEAPIGYISITVEYFKRLGKEEEWKKYWLNIDGETRIVHFIGKDNVPFHAIFWPAFLMAYGKYKDEKGEFDWLLPYDIPANEYLNLEGRKFSTSRNWAIWVHEFLDVFPADYLRYYLTAIMPETRDSDFSFDDFKKKINEELVNNLGNFVHRALTFVNRYFDGKVPELGELDDLDRKAFEEIEKTFVEVGELISNYQFKEALKRVMALAIFGNQYFDYQKPWKTAKTDRIRTGTTVNVSLQIVKALGILLEPFLPDASEEIWHLLNLEEVKKWKFEPLKPGHRVRKAEILFRKVSDEDIIAYIVKYIGRGNPESARILLDKYYRMDDVVKVAKERLGDEAEVILRGIYGEKAMGSKEKQKEEREMGYVKFDEFAKLDIRIGKIISVENHPNADKLYVVKVDLGDEVRQLVAGLKAYYKKEELLNKYVAVITNLEPKKLRGIESQGMLLAADDGETVALLTPEKEVKLGAKVR, translated from the coding sequence ATGAGATTCACTGTAACCTCCGCGTTGCCTTACGCTAATGGCCCCATACATGCAGGGCATCTAGCTGGCGCATATCTTCCGGCAGACATATTCGTACGCTATCTGAGGCTAAAGGGGGAAGATGTTATTTTTATATGTGGAACGGACGAACATGGTACTCCGATAACTTTCAGGGCCTTAAAGGAAGGCAAAAGTCCAAGGGAGGTCGTAGATTATTACCACGAGCACATCAAAACGACATTTGAAAGGGCAAAGATAAGCTTTGATTATTTTGGGAGGACTGAACTTCCCGTCCATTACAGGATAAGTCAGGAGTTCTTCTTGAAAGCCCTTGAGAATGGACACCTTGTTAAAAAAGTTGAAAAGCAGGCTTATTGTGAGCACGATAAAATGTTTTTGCCGGATAGATACGTTATTGGCACCTGTCCCTACTGTGGTGCAGAGGAGCAGAGGGGTGACCAATGTGAAGTGTGCGGTCACCCCCTTACCCCGGAGAAGCTCATAAACCCAAGGTGCAACATATGTGGAAATCCAATCACATTCAAGGATTCTGCCCATTACTACATAAAAATGCAGAATTTCCAGGAGAAGCTTAAAGGGTGGGTTCTAAGTCAGAAACACTGGAAGCCGAACGTCATAAATACAGTTTTGGGATGGATAAACGAGGGACTGGAAGAGAGGGCAATAACAAGAGACCTTAACTGGGGAATTCCCGTACCTCTTGAAGACGAAGACGTCAAAGGGAAAGTCCTTTACGTTTGGTTTGAGGCGCCGATAGGTTATATCTCAATAACCGTTGAGTACTTTAAGAGGCTTGGAAAAGAAGAGGAATGGAAGAAATACTGGCTTAACATAGATGGCGAGACAAGAATAGTTCACTTCATCGGAAAGGATAACGTTCCATTCCACGCCATATTCTGGCCGGCGTTCTTAATGGCCTATGGCAAGTATAAAGATGAAAAAGGCGAGTTTGACTGGCTTCTGCCCTATGACATTCCCGCAAACGAGTACTTAAACTTAGAGGGCAGGAAGTTCTCAACGAGCAGGAACTGGGCTATATGGGTACATGAGTTTCTCGATGTATTTCCCGCGGACTACTTGAGGTATTACCTAACCGCCATAATGCCAGAAACGAGGGATAGCGATTTCAGCTTTGATGATTTCAAGAAGAAAATTAACGAAGAGCTCGTGAACAATCTTGGAAACTTCGTGCACAGGGCACTAACTTTTGTTAACAGGTATTTTGATGGAAAGGTTCCAGAACTCGGGGAACTTGATGACCTTGACAGGAAGGCATTTGAGGAGATAGAAAAAACATTCGTAGAGGTTGGTGAGTTGATATCAAACTACCAGTTCAAGGAGGCTCTTAAGAGGGTAATGGCACTTGCAATATTTGGCAACCAGTACTTTGACTATCAGAAACCGTGGAAGACGGCTAAAACCGATAGAATTAGGACCGGAACAACGGTAAATGTGTCCCTCCAGATAGTTAAGGCATTGGGTATACTCCTTGAACCCTTCCTTCCGGACGCAAGTGAAGAGATATGGCACCTCTTAAACCTCGAAGAAGTCAAGAAGTGGAAGTTTGAGCCCCTTAAACCGGGACACAGGGTCAGAAAAGCAGAGATCCTCTTTAGAAAGGTCAGCGATGAAGACATTATAGCTTACATAGTGAAGTACATAGGCAGGGGCAATCCAGAAAGTGCCAGAATTTTGCTTGATAAGTATTACAGGATGGATGACGTTGTTAAGGTAGCAAAAGAAAGACTTGGAGATGAAGCAGAGGTAATTTTGAGGGGAATTTATGGAGAGAAAGCAATGGGATCAAAAGAAAAGCAGAAGGAGGAGAGGGAGATGGGTTATGTGAAGTTTGATGAATTTGCCAAGCTCGACATAAGAATCGGGAAGATAATCAGCGTTGAGAATCATCCGAATGCTGACAAGCTCTACGTTGTCAAGGTTGATCTGGGAGACGAGGTTAGGCAACTTGTGGCAGGTTTGAAGGCATACTACAAAAAGGAGGAGCTCCTCAACAAGTACGTTGCAGTTATCACGAATTTGGAGCCAAAGAAGCTTAGGGGAATTGAGAGCCAGGGAATGCTTTTGGCAGCGGATGATGGAGAAACCGTTGCCCTATTAACACCAGAAAAAGAGGTAAAGTTAGGAGCGAAGGTTCGTTAA
- a CDS encoding nicotinate phosphoribosyltransferase gives MKDFYIAHEDEIKAGKTTDVYFIRTKKILEEKGIHKKVFADISTTSLPKGWKWGVLAGVEEVAKLLEGHPVNVYSMPEGTIFHPYEPVMQIEGYYEKFGIFETALLGMLSQASGIATAALRIKMAAKFKPVYSFGIRHMHPAIAPMIDRSAFIGGCDGVSGVLGAEMIGEKPVGTMPHALVLTVGDQVKAWKYFDEIMPEEVPRVALVDTFCDEKSEALMAAEALGEKLAAVRLDTPSSRRGNFKRIVEEVRWELDLRGYEHVKIFLSGGLDEESIKELADIADAFGVGGSIASAKPIDFSLDIVEVEGKPITKRGKLSGRKQVYRCENGHYHRVPAEKKLEKCPVCGAKVEPLLKPLIENGEIVAELPKAREIREYVLEQAKKFGLTLE, from the coding sequence ATGAAAGATTTTTACATAGCACATGAAGATGAGATAAAAGCAGGAAAAACCACAGATGTTTACTTTATCAGAACTAAGAAGATACTGGAAGAAAAAGGCATTCACAAAAAAGTTTTTGCTGATATATCAACAACGTCTCTTCCAAAAGGCTGGAAATGGGGAGTCCTAGCTGGAGTGGAGGAAGTTGCAAAGCTCTTGGAAGGACATCCAGTAAACGTTTATTCCATGCCGGAAGGGACAATATTCCATCCATACGAGCCGGTAATGCAGATTGAAGGCTACTATGAGAAATTTGGCATCTTTGAAACCGCACTCCTCGGGATGCTGAGCCAAGCAAGTGGAATAGCAACAGCGGCCCTTAGAATCAAAATGGCTGCAAAATTCAAACCAGTTTATTCCTTTGGTATAAGGCACATGCACCCCGCAATAGCGCCGATGATCGATAGAAGTGCCTTCATAGGTGGTTGCGATGGAGTTAGCGGTGTTTTAGGAGCGGAGATGATCGGAGAAAAGCCTGTAGGAACAATGCCTCATGCATTAGTCCTAACGGTTGGTGACCAAGTAAAGGCATGGAAATACTTCGATGAGATCATGCCAGAAGAAGTTCCAAGAGTAGCTCTCGTTGATACCTTCTGCGATGAAAAGAGCGAAGCCTTAATGGCGGCTGAAGCTTTGGGAGAAAAGCTAGCTGCAGTGAGACTCGATACACCAAGTTCAAGAAGGGGGAACTTTAAGCGCATAGTGGAGGAGGTAAGGTGGGAGCTGGACTTAAGGGGTTACGAGCACGTTAAGATATTTTTAAGCGGAGGGCTGGATGAGGAAAGTATTAAAGAGCTTGCTGACATAGCTGATGCCTTTGGTGTCGGGGGAAGCATAGCAAGTGCAAAACCAATAGACTTCTCGCTCGATATCGTTGAGGTCGAAGGGAAGCCCATAACTAAAAGGGGAAAGCTGAGCGGTAGGAAACAGGTATACAGATGTGAGAACGGTCATTACCACAGAGTTCCAGCGGAGAAAAAGCTTGAAAAGTGCCCAGTCTGTGGAGCGAAAGTTGAACCCCTTCTAAAGCCGCTCATTGAAAACGGTGAAATAGTGGCAGAACTGCCAAAGGCGAGGGAGATCAGAGAATACGTCCTTGAGCAGGCAAAGAAGTTTGGCTTAACACTTGAATAG
- a CDS encoding NADP-dependent malic enzyme — MRIREEQRKKLERDALDYHRNNFPGNGKIEVIPKVKVEDFYDLSLAYTPGVAEPCKAIANGESYENYTSIPNTVAVVTDGSAVLGLGNIGVLAGMPVMEGKCILFKALAGVDAFPILVDSNDVDEIVNTIKLISKGFGGINLEDISAPRCFEIEERLKKELDIPVFHDDQHGTAVVTLAGLMNALKLVGKNFEDIKVAISGAGAAGIAIAKLLHYVGVREIVMVDRKGVIHEGRDDLNPYKREVAKFNIHNVEGNLSNALEGADVFIGVSVGNIVSEEMVRRMSDDAIVFAMANPIPEIMPEKAKKAGARIVATGRSDYQNQINNVLGFPGIFRGALDVRAREITLNMNIAAAEAIASCVSEEELSEDYIIPTPLHPEVYPKEARAVAEQAIKDGVARRKVSGEWVEEHTRKLREFYQRYIAPINRERKKLNFL, encoded by the coding sequence ATGAGGATTAGGGAAGAACAAAGAAAAAAGCTTGAAAGGGATGCCCTCGATTACCATCGAAACAACTTTCCCGGAAATGGAAAAATAGAGGTTATTCCAAAGGTTAAGGTTGAGGACTTCTATGACCTAAGCCTGGCATACACCCCGGGTGTTGCTGAGCCCTGTAAGGCTATAGCAAATGGTGAAAGCTATGAAAACTACACCTCCATACCAAACACCGTGGCTGTGGTTACAGACGGTTCTGCGGTGCTTGGTTTGGGGAACATTGGGGTTTTAGCGGGAATGCCGGTAATGGAAGGTAAATGCATTCTCTTCAAAGCCCTGGCTGGTGTGGATGCGTTCCCTATACTGGTGGACAGTAATGATGTGGATGAGATTGTGAATACAATTAAGCTGATTTCGAAGGGCTTTGGGGGCATAAACTTAGAGGACATCTCCGCTCCGAGGTGCTTTGAAATCGAAGAGAGGCTCAAGAAAGAGCTCGACATCCCGGTTTTTCACGATGACCAGCACGGCACGGCCGTCGTCACTCTCGCAGGCTTAATGAATGCACTCAAACTTGTTGGAAAGAACTTTGAGGATATAAAAGTCGCCATAAGCGGCGCTGGTGCTGCGGGGATTGCTATAGCAAAGCTTCTCCATTATGTGGGGGTTAGGGAAATAGTGATGGTCGACAGAAAGGGAGTAATCCACGAGGGAAGGGATGATTTAAATCCCTACAAGAGGGAAGTCGCAAAGTTTAACATCCACAATGTGGAGGGAAACCTTTCAAATGCTCTTGAAGGCGCTGATGTTTTTATAGGTGTAAGCGTTGGAAACATCGTCAGCGAAGAGATGGTTAGGAGGATGTCAGATGATGCAATAGTTTTTGCAATGGCGAATCCAATCCCTGAGATTATGCCTGAAAAGGCCAAAAAAGCCGGGGCAAGAATAGTCGCAACAGGGAGGAGTGATTATCAAAATCAAATCAACAACGTCTTGGGCTTCCCGGGGATTTTTAGAGGGGCTTTGGATGTTAGAGCGAGGGAAATTACTTTGAACATGAACATAGCTGCAGCTGAGGCTATAGCGAGCTGTGTAAGTGAGGAAGAACTGTCAGAAGATTACATAATCCCCACTCCGCTCCATCCTGAAGTGTATCCAAAGGAAGCAAGGGCAGTTGCGGAGCAGGCCATAAAAGATGGGGTTGCAAGGAGAAAAGTTAGTGGAGAATGGGTGGAGGAGCATACGAGGAAGCTGAGGGAATTTTACCAGCGTTACATTGCTCCAATAAACAGAGAGAGAAAAAAGCTAAACTTCCTTTAA
- a CDS encoding 6-carboxytetrahydropterin synthase produces the protein MKARIREKFTFDAAHAVKTNGELEEIHGHTFRGEIFIEGEIKEGYIMDFLELRRILDNAVAPLMHKNLNKLFENPTTENIALWIAERVKENLPQDVKLYKIVLWEGDENGVEFEF, from the coding sequence ATGAAAGCGAGGATTAGAGAAAAGTTCACCTTTGATGCCGCCCATGCGGTAAAGACAAACGGAGAACTTGAAGAGATTCACGGACACACTTTCAGAGGCGAAATTTTCATTGAAGGGGAAATAAAAGAAGGTTACATAATGGATTTTCTGGAGCTCAGAAGGATTTTAGACAACGCCGTTGCACCTTTGATGCACAAAAATCTAAACAAGCTTTTCGAAAACCCCACAACCGAGAACATCGCCCTCTGGATTGCTGAGAGAGTTAAGGAAAACTTACCTCAGGATGTTAAACTGTATAAAATCGTCTTGTGGGAAGGAGATGAAAATGGGGTTGAGTTTGAGTTTTAA
- a CDS encoding sulfite exporter TauE/SafE family protein — protein MLKYVGYFGVGVFIGILAALFGLGGGFLIVPTLNLLGVEIHHAVGTSSAAVVFTSLSSAIAYHRQRRIHYKAGLLLASTAVIGAYIGAWMTSYISASQLKVIFGVVLFLVAIRLYRKKSKEPHEVDLSQIKLDYKIVPIGGFIAGIASGLLGIGGGAINVPFLTYMGLPIHYAVATSSFAIVFTATSGAFKHYMLGNVEVEWLILLVPGLIVGAQLGAKIAKRTKASNLTKAFAVVMAFLALRMILKGLGYPVP, from the coding sequence TTGCTTAAATATGTTGGATATTTTGGTGTTGGAGTTTTCATAGGCATATTGGCAGCTCTCTTCGGCTTAGGGGGAGGGTTTTTGATCGTACCAACTCTAAACCTCTTAGGAGTGGAAATCCATCACGCAGTTGGAACCTCAAGTGCTGCCGTTGTTTTCACTTCCCTAAGCTCTGCCATAGCCTACCACAGACAGAGAAGAATACACTACAAAGCAGGTCTCCTTTTGGCAAGCACTGCAGTGATAGGGGCATACATAGGGGCATGGATGACGAGTTATATAAGCGCAAGCCAGTTAAAGGTCATTTTTGGTGTGGTCCTATTCCTTGTGGCAATAAGGCTTTACCGCAAAAAGAGCAAAGAGCCACATGAAGTAGATTTGAGCCAGATAAAGCTGGATTATAAAATAGTGCCTATTGGAGGATTCATAGCAGGAATAGCAAGCGGGCTACTTGGAATAGGGGGAGGAGCGATAAACGTTCCGTTCCTAACTTACATGGGACTGCCGATACACTATGCCGTGGCAACTTCAAGCTTTGCCATAGTATTTACCGCCACAAGTGGGGCTTTTAAACACTATATGCTCGGGAACGTTGAGGTTGAGTGGCTAATACTACTTGTGCCGGGATTGATAGTTGGGGCTCAGTTAGGAGCAAAGATAGCGAAAAGAACCAAGGCAAGCAATCTAACAAAAGCTTTTGCTGTTGTGATGGCATTTTTAGCCCTCAGAATGATCCTCAAAGGACTTGGCTATCCGGTTCCTTGA
- a CDS encoding M42 family metallopeptidase: MIVEELKEITQLPGISGYEGRIREKVIEWIKDYADYKVDTIGNLIVELGEGEEKAIFMAHMDEIGLLITGITNDGKLKFRKIGGIDDRLLLGRHVTVITEKGELDGVIGVTPVHLNLERKFDTIPWHSLEIDIGAESKEEAEEMGVKVLDFAVFKKHFSILNNKYIATRSLDDRFGVVALVEAIKDLVDHDLDGKYIFAFTVQEEIGLKGAKFLASSYSPKYAVAVDSFACCSFLTGDVKLGKGAVIRAVDNSAIYTPSLSRKALEIAKKNNIPIQIGVTGGGTDASVFEAKSQTLALSVPIKYLHSETETLHLDDLKALIKLIEALVFELE, encoded by the coding sequence ATGATTGTGGAAGAGCTTAAAGAGATAACTCAACTTCCCGGCATTTCGGGATATGAGGGCAGGATAAGGGAGAAGGTTATCGAATGGATAAAGGATTACGCTGACTACAAGGTTGATACAATTGGAAACCTTATTGTAGAGCTTGGAGAAGGGGAAGAAAAGGCCATTTTCATGGCACACATGGACGAAATTGGACTCCTGATAACAGGAATAACCAATGATGGAAAGCTAAAGTTCAGAAAAATTGGAGGAATAGATGATAGGCTTCTTCTGGGAAGGCATGTAACGGTAATAACCGAGAAGGGGGAGCTGGACGGGGTTATAGGTGTAACACCAGTACACCTCAACCTTGAAAGGAAGTTCGACACCATTCCTTGGCACAGCCTCGAAATAGACATTGGAGCGGAATCAAAGGAAGAAGCCGAAGAAATGGGAGTAAAGGTTTTGGACTTTGCAGTATTTAAAAAGCACTTCAGCATCTTAAACAACAAATACATAGCTACACGCTCCTTAGACGACAGGTTTGGTGTTGTTGCTCTGGTTGAAGCCATAAAAGACCTTGTTGACCATGATCTGGACGGAAAATACATCTTTGCCTTTACGGTTCAAGAAGAGATAGGGCTCAAGGGAGCCAAGTTTCTGGCGAGCAGCTATTCTCCAAAGTATGCTGTAGCGGTGGATTCGTTTGCATGCTGCTCCTTCCTTACAGGGGACGTGAAACTTGGAAAAGGTGCTGTAATAAGGGCCGTGGATAATTCTGCAATATACACCCCATCTCTGTCAAGGAAAGCCCTTGAAATAGCAAAAAAGAACAACATTCCAATACAGATCGGAGTTACCGGGGGAGGAACTGACGCATCGGTTTTTGAAGCCAAAAGCCAGACTTTAGCTTTAAGCGTCCCCATAAAATACCTCCACAGCGAAACAGAAACGCTCCACTTAGATGATCTCAAAGCCCTGATAAAGCTAATAGAAGCCCTCGTGTTTGAACTCGAATAA
- the dph5 gene encoding diphthine synthase, with translation MAIYFIGLGLYDEKDITLKGLEIARKCDLVFAEFYTSLLAGTDIKKIEGQIGKPIRLLNREDVELNFEKIVLSEAKTKDVAFLTAGDPMVATTHADLRIRAKQMGVESYVIHAPSIYSAVAITGLQIYKFGKSATVAYPEKNWFPTSHYDTIKENKERGLHTLLFLDIKAAEGKYMTANEAMEILLQVEEKKKDGVFTEDTLVVVLARAGSLNPTLKAGYVRYMIKEDFGKQPHVLIVPGRLHIVEAEYLVAFANAPEEILKEV, from the coding sequence ATGGCTATCTATTTCATAGGACTTGGACTTTACGATGAAAAGGACATTACCCTTAAGGGCCTGGAAATAGCGAGAAAGTGCGACTTGGTGTTTGCAGAATTTTACACCTCTCTCTTAGCTGGAACAGACATAAAAAAGATAGAGGGACAGATAGGAAAACCGATAAGACTATTAAACAGAGAAGACGTTGAGCTGAACTTCGAGAAGATAGTCCTCAGTGAGGCGAAAACCAAAGATGTTGCCTTTCTCACGGCGGGAGATCCAATGGTAGCGACAACTCATGCGGACTTAAGGATAAGGGCAAAGCAGATGGGAGTGGAGAGCTACGTTATCCATGCTCCATCCATTTACTCTGCCGTTGCCATAACCGGACTTCAAATCTACAAATTTGGGAAAAGCGCCACCGTTGCCTACCCGGAAAAGAACTGGTTCCCAACCAGCCACTATGACACAATCAAAGAAAACAAAGAACGTGGTCTTCATACGCTTCTCTTCCTTGACATTAAAGCAGCAGAAGGGAAGTACATGACCGCCAACGAGGCTATGGAGATTCTCCTTCAAGTGGAGGAGAAGAAAAAGGATGGAGTCTTTACCGAAGATACCTTGGTGGTGGTTCTTGCAAGAGCGGGTTCTCTGAACCCAACGCTCAAAGCCGGCTATGTGAGATACATGATAAAAGAAGACTTTGGAAAGCAGCCTCACGTTTTAATAGTCCCCGGAAGGCTGCACATAGTGGAAGCTGAATATTTGGTGGCTTTTGCTAACGCACCAGAGGAGATATTAAAGGAAGTTTAG
- a CDS encoding helix-turn-helix domain-containing protein has translation MKRAFALISILILLPVVGAQFTVSEVELTIYTDGYVKVHYQLIPDEYTSQIGLPLLGKNYEGVEVVDENGNPLNFEVYNESLIIYVENAQVVDVSYYTPDLTYKEGLVWTINVSMEYPFDVILPENAVVVDLSELPLKIASNVITMPPGNQSISYTLEFAAEEGRKDFYFPVLAFLAVLITAISGFVAIKRRKKETPKEELHIDREEFLKKLERFNLNEDEKRALLYILEKGGRASQAEVRTALGIPKTTAWRMFKRLERQGLVRIIKGRKENWVELKP, from the coding sequence GTGAAACGTGCCTTTGCTCTAATAAGCATTCTCATTCTCCTGCCCGTTGTCGGTGCCCAGTTTACGGTTTCAGAGGTAGAGTTAACAATCTACACGGATGGTTACGTTAAAGTTCACTACCAGCTGATTCCAGATGAATACACCTCCCAAATCGGCCTACCGCTTTTAGGGAAAAACTACGAGGGTGTGGAGGTCGTTGATGAAAACGGCAATCCTCTTAATTTTGAAGTCTACAATGAATCGCTCATCATTTATGTGGAAAATGCTCAAGTCGTGGATGTGTCCTACTACACTCCAGATCTGACGTATAAAGAAGGCTTGGTGTGGACTATTAACGTCTCAATGGAATATCCCTTTGACGTCATCCTTCCTGAAAATGCCGTTGTGGTCGATTTATCCGAACTTCCCCTTAAAATAGCCTCCAATGTAATCACGATGCCCCCGGGAAACCAGAGTATCTCCTATACCCTTGAATTTGCAGCTGAAGAGGGCAGGAAGGACTTTTACTTTCCAGTTTTGGCATTTTTAGCGGTCTTGATAACAGCCATTTCCGGCTTTGTGGCAATAAAAAGGAGAAAAAAAGAAACTCCAAAGGAAGAGCTTCACATAGACAGGGAAGAGTTTTTGAAAAAACTCGAGAGGTTTAACCTAAATGAAGACGAAAAGAGGGCTTTACTCTACATATTAGAGAAGGGAGGAAGAGCCAGCCAGGCAGAGGTGAGAACCGCCTTGGGGATACCAAAGACCACGGCATGGAGAATGTTCAAGCGCCTCGAAAGACAAGGTCTCGTTAGAATAATCAAAGGGAGGAAAGAAAACTGGGTAGAACTGAAACCTTAA